The Rhodococcus rhodochrous DNA window GTACAGCGTGATCGCCGGGGCCGTCGCGACGATGCCGCCCACCAGATGCTGGAAGAAGAACGGCAACCCGGCCGCGTTCAGTTTGCGGTTGACGCGGTCGATCACGAACGTCGAACCGAAGGCGACGAGGGCGACCAGCGCGTCGCCGCCGAGGAGCACGGAGATCGAGGCCGCCATTGCCGACCACGCGATCGTCGCCACCCAGCGGTTGTACGGATGCGCCTTGGTGGTGATGGCGAGCAGTTCTTCGTGCGCCTGCGCCGGGGAGATCGCGTCGCGGCGGATGCGGCGGGTCAGACGGTCGACGGCCGCGAGTCGCGTGAAGTCCATCGAGCGGTAGTGCACCACCCGCATCGTGCTCGACGGCGGCATGGTCGGTCCGCGATAGGCGGACAGCACGATCGAGTTGTAGGTGACGTCGACGTCGCACTGCGCCAGACCGTAGGTGGCGGCGACGAACCGCACCTGTTCGGCGGTGTCGATCGCGCCGGTGCCCGAGGCGAGCAGAACCTCGCCGACACGCACGGCGACGTCGAGCGCCTCGGCGACCACTGCATCGTCGGTCAGATCGATCGGCTGCAGTGGCGCGGGCGCCTCGGTGACCGCGTCGATGGTCGCGCGGCGGGTACCGAGAACCCGATCGAGGAAGTCGTCGAAGCGGCTCACCGTCCGCGGCCTCCGGTACGGCTGGGGGAAACGGGGAGGGTGGGCATGCAATCCACCGTAACGAAGGCGGGTGGGTGCGCGCCGGGAGTGTGACGCGCTATATGATGGCGTCGCTCACGCGTCGTCCGCGACCGTCGAGTTCTGTGCCTCCTTAGCTCAGTGGTAGAGCACTCGCCTTGTAAGCGAGCGGTCGTCAGTTCAATCCTGACAGGGGGCTCCAGTAGGGCCCGTCGCGTACCGCGCGGGCCTGTTTCATCCGGTGCTGCTGTGAACCGCTGCGAAGACCACGAATACGGCGAACAGTGCCGCAGCGCCCAGACAGGCACCGATCAGAGCTTCGCGACGGTGCGTCGCCGTACCCTTGTCGACCCGTTCGAGACCGATCCATCCGCACACCACTGCGACCAGACCTGCCGGGATCGCGACGAAGTCGCCGATGACGGGTACGAAGGCGAAGACGAGCGCGACGATCCCCGAGATCAGTGCCGTGTTCCCGGCGCCGTTGCGGGGCGGGACCGGGGTGAGGCGGTCTGCGGTCATCGTCCCTCGATCCGGGAGGCACACATGCACGGGCGGGTGTTCGCCCGGACCGGATCCCTGTCCCGTCGAAGGCGAGAAGGACAACTTACATCGGAAGATAGGGCTCCGGGAGGGTTGCCGGGCCGTTGCCGTCCTGCTCCGGCCGGTGGTGTTCACCGAGGCGGAGTGCTCGGCGGTCGGACAGGTCGATCACCGGCGCGATCGTGCGCGGCGCCTCGTGAAGGTCGCGGGCCGCGGCGACGCGGCCGAATACGAGGGCGACCACCGAGGATGCCGTGAACCATCCGAGCAGCGGCCAACCGATCCATGTCATATCCGGAGAACGGTTCGGGCACACCGAGCGTTAACGGATCCGGTGCAGTTCACCCGGCATTTCACCCCTCACATGTCACTGCAGGGGCGTGTGAATACGGAAGTGACGAATTGGATCGGATATCAGGACTTCGAGGATTCGAATGCGTCCATATCGACGAATATCAGCCGTCCGTCGTCGAGTGCCACAGCCCAGCGGCGCACGGGCGCCCAGTCGCGACCCAGCTTGTCGCCCACGGCTTCCTGTGCAGGACCGAAGTCTTCGACGATCGTGCCGGGACAGGCCTTGTCGCCCGCGACACCCGCGCGTACGACGACCTTCGAGCCCACAGCAGGCTTCGGGGGAGTATTCGACGATCCGGCCATAACTCGAATCATGCCATCAGTGGAAAGAAATGACCGGGCAAACACGGATTATCCGCATCGGACGAATGTGGAGATTCGGGCGAAACATCCCTTTTGCGTTGTTCTTTCCTGTGGAAACGACTTCGCCCACGCCTTGCGGCGTGGGCGAAGAGGTTCTCGAATCGGAGAAACAATGGTCGGTCAGCGCAGTGCGAGCTTCTCGCGCGCCTGATCGACGAACTCGGAATCGACCATGAGGTCGTAGCGCGAGGCCTCGATGCTCTTTCTCGAGACGAAGTCGCGGCGTCCCCCGGTGCTCCAGTGGGTGAAGAAGCCGAGTGATCCGCCCCATACCGCGCCGAAGACGACAGCGGCGAGGATCACGGTGGCCATGCCGGTGGCGGGCAGGAGCAGTGCCAGGAGCAGACCGAAGAGCAAGCCCGTCCAGACGCCTGCGGCGGCGCCGCGAAGGGCGGCCTTGCCGTTGGTCATGCGGCCTTCGATGTGTTCGACGGTGGTGACTCCCTGGCCCACGACCCGCAGGTATTCGACGGGAAAGCCTTCGTCGGACAGGTGGTCGATGGCCCGCTCGACGGCGTCGTAGGTGCGATAGCTCTCGAGGACGGTTTCGGAGTCGGTGTAGTGCCCGGGTGTCGGTGTGTAGATATCTGTCATGCGTTCCCCTTCGTCGACGATTGGAACGATACGCTCATCGTAGCGTATCGTTTCGTAGTGTTTGATTCGGGGTCGCCTTTTCGGGGAGACTCGGGAATCCTGCGGGTGTATGCCCGCGCGAGGAGGATGTAGACATGGTGGGCGAGGTCGAGACGGAGTCCGTGGCCCTGACGTCGCGGCGCCCCGTCAAGGAGCGTGCCGGGACCGACGCACGCATCGTGAAGGCCGCGCTCGAGATCCTGCGCCTTCACGGACCCAACCGCGTCACCGTCGAGGCGGTCGCGGCGCTGTCGGGCGTCGCGAAGACGACGATCTACCGGCGCTACGCGAACCGCGAGGAGATCCTCGACGCGGCATTGCACTCGCAGGTCGCCTCACCGTGCGTTCCAGACGGGTTGTGCGTCTACGACCGCGTCAAGTGGACCCTCGAGCTGATCCGTCGCGGACTGTCGAACGAGGTGGGCATGGGCAGTGTCGGCGCACTGCTCACCGACCAGGAACCCGAGTTCACCGAGCCGATCCGCGAGATCATCAATGCCCGGAGCGAGGTCGTCGCCGACGTGCTCCGCACCGCCATCGAGTCCGGCGCGGTCCGCAAGGACATCGACGTCGACACCGCCGTCTCGATGCTCGTCGGCGCGTATCTCGGCGCCTATCTGCGTCACGGCGAGGTGGGGGAGTCCTGGGCTGATGAGGTGGTCCACATCGTCTGCCCCGAACTGGAACCGGACACGAAGGGACAGTGATCGTAGGTCCGCACCCGCGGGTCGATCGGTCGTAGGCTCGACCCGTGACCGAGTCGAGTCGATGCGTGGTGGCGGTCGTGGGATCGCTGAACCTCGACCTGACGGTCGTCGTGGCACGTGCTCCCGAAGAGGGCGAGACGGTACTCGGCCGGCATCTGCGCACCTATCCGGGAGGCAAGGGCGCGAACCAGGCCATCGGTGCTGCCCGGCTGGCTCCCACCGCCATCGTCGGCGCGGTGGGCAGCGATCATGCCGCCGACGTGCTGCGCGGCGTGCAACAGAGGGCCGGGGTCGACACCTCCCATCTGCGCACCACACCGGGGCCGACCGGTCGGGCCGTCATCATCGTCTCCGACGACGGGCAGAACCGGATCGTCGTCGTTCCCGAGGCCAATTCGCTGCTGAAGGCCGAGGACGTGACCACCGCACTCGATGCCCTCGATCCCGCGGTGGTGCTCACCCAACTCGAACTGCTCCCCGCGGTGACCTGGGCCGCCGCCCAGTGGGCGCGCGATCACGACCGCCGGTTCGTGCTCAACCCGAGCCCGGTGATCGACCTGGACGAACACGTCCTCGCCGGTGCCGATCCGCTCGTGCTCAACGAGCAGGAAGCCCTGCACTACGCGGGTCTTCCCGCAGGGACCCCCTTCGACGAGATCGTGACCCGCCTGCTCGAACAGGTGCACACCGTGGTGATCACCCGGGGTGGGGAGGACGTCGTGGTCGGAACCGAGGACGCGATCGAACATCTGCGGGTCCCGCAGGTCGACGTCGTCGACACGACGGGGGCCGGCGATCATTTCGCCGGCACGCTCGCCGCGTTGCTCGGCACGGGGGATGATCTGTTCGCGGCAGCGCGCCGGGCCTCGGCCGACGCTGCCCGACTGGTCGCATCCCGTCGCTCCGATCGCTGAAACGGCGGAACCGCGTCAGGGCGGCGGAAGCAGTTCGCCCTTGCCGCTGCGCAGCCAACGCCCGGGAAGGCGGCCGGCGAGGTCGCCGAGCGGACCGACGGCCCCGCGCAGCAGCTCGACCGTTTCCTGCAGCATGTCGATGCTCGCGTTCATCTGCGAGATGCCGGGCGTGAGATGCGCGAGTGTCTCCGAGAGCGAGACGATCTGATCGAGCGGACCGCCCTCGGCGAGCAGTCGTTCGAGGGCGCCCTGTTCGGAGAGCAGGACGTCGAGGACGCCGCCCTGGGCGAGAGCCCGCTCGACGACCCCGCCGGGCCGGATCGCCACGTCGACGATGCCGCCCGGTGCGGTGAGCCGCTCCACCGCCCCGTCCTGGGCGAGCAGCCGCTCGAGCGGGCCGTCGTGCGCGGTGAGGCGATCGAGCAGACCCCCTTCCGACACGAGGCGGTCGAGGGCACCGTCGTCGGCGAGGATCCGGTCGAGGGGACCACCCGGTGCGGTGAGCCGGTCGACGGGTCCGCCCGGTTCGAGCAACCGATCGAGCAGGCCACCCGGCTCGGTGAGCCGATCCACGGGACCACCCGGCGCGAGCAACCGGTCGAGGGGACCACCGGGACGCAGCGCGTGACCGAGTCCGCGGTCCTCCGACGTGAGCTTCGAGATCTGCTGCAGCAGACCCACCGAACTGCGGGTGTCGGGCAGGCCGACCGCGCCGAGTGCGGAGTAGGTGGTGGGCGACACCGCGACCCGCACTGTGCCGACGACCGTCTCGGCGACGCTCAGGGCGGCCTCGGCGGCGGTCAGACCCACACGCACCGGCATCACGAGTACGGACCCGAGGTTCATGGAACCGACTGTAACGGTCAGTGCTCCAGAACGTCGGTGTCCGAGAAGGTCGGTGTCCGAGAAGGTCGGTGTCCGAGAAGGTCAGTGCACGAGTTTGAGGCCGACGACGCACAGCACGATGCCCGCGATCAGTGCGAGCTTCAGCAGCGAGGCGGCCTCGGTGCCGGTGACCATCGCATATCCGACCGTGAGAGCGGCGCCGATACCCACCCAGATCGCGTAGGACGTCCCGACCGGCAGGGTGCGCAGGGCATACGCGAGCCCGGCCATGCTCAGGACGAGAGCGACGACGAACACCAGTGTCGGGGTGAGCCGGCTGAAACCGGCAGATCTGCCGAGGGCCGTGGCCCACACGGCTTCGAGCACACCGGAGAGGACGAGAACGATCCAGGCCATGACGTACAACGCTCCTGCACCGTCTTGTCGCTGGCCGGGTACGGTGCGCTCGTCCGGGAGGCCGACCGGCGGCCACCTCTGTCGAGGTTAGGAATCCCGGGCGAGTATTGGCAAATTGCTCAGGACACGCGCAGCAGCTGTGATTCCTGCGCAATCACCGTGCACGAGCATCCGCCGTGCAGTTCGGTGCAGTCGAGAACGAGGGTGTGCCGCACGATCTCGAAGTCGACGCAGTCGGGTTCGGTGCAGTCGACCCGAGTATCGGCGTGGATCACGAGGGTGCCGTGGCAGTGGTCGAGATCGTGGTTGCACTGTGAGCACGTCATGCACCACTTGATAGCACTGCCGTCGGACAGGTTCTCCGAGGCGGGTCGTCGTGCCGTCCGGTTCGTCCGGTGCGCGGGCCCCGACGTCCCACGACTATCGTGAGCACGCGCAACAAGCAGGTATGCCGACTCGGGGAGGAGTCACACATGGGGATCACGGACGTGGTCGGGAAGGCCGCGCGGAACGCGTGGTCTTTGTTCGTCGCCGACGGAATCGCGCCGCCCCATCGCACTCCCTCGGTGGTCGTCGGGGACGGTCGCCACCGGACGCTGCGTCGCTTCGGCCCGGAGAACGCCGGTCCGCCGGTGCTGCTCGTGACCCCGCTCGCCGCGTCGCCCACCTGCTTCGACCTGATGCCCGGCCGCAGTCTCGTCGAGCACCTGCTCGAGCTCGGCCGCAGCGTCTTCCTCGTCGAATACGGCGAGATGACCTCCGACGACCGCGACCTCGGCCTCGAGTTCGGGATCGACGACGTCATCCCCGAAGCGATCGCCCGCACGTCCGAACTGTGCGGGAACCGCGAGGTGGACGTCGTAGCGTGGAGCATCGGCGGCACGCTGGCGATGCTCACCGCCGCGGCGCATCCCGACCTGCCGATGCGGTCGCTGACGGCATTCGGCAGTCCACTCGACTATTCCGCGATCCCGCTGATGGCGCTGCCCCGGCTCGTCGGCCGGTTCGTCGCCGAGCCCGCACTCGGCCTGCTCGACGCCGTCTTCGGTGGCGTACCCGCACCCATCGTCCGCACGGCCTACCGTCTCACCGCGATCGAACGCGAGATCCAGCGTCCGTGGTTCGTTGCGACGCACCTCGCCGACGCGGAGACGCTCGCGCGGATGGAACGCGTCGACCGGTTCCAGGACGAGATCCACGGCTACGCGGGACGCGTGTTCCACCAGCTCGCGACGAGCGTGACCATCGACAACGAACTCGCCACCGGACGTCTGCACCTCGGCGACCGGGTCGTCGACCTCGCCGACGTCACGGTGCCGGTGCTCGCGTTCGGCGGCGAGGACGACGTGCTCGCCCCTGTCCCGGCGGTCGAGCCCGTCACGAGGCTGCTCGTCGGCACGCAGGTGCGCTTCGTCCGCGTCCCGGGAACGCACCTCGGCATGCTCACCGGCAGCGCCGCGCGCGATACCTCGTGGGCCGAACTGGACGCCTTCCTCCGCGAACCGTGTGCGGACAGCAACGCGCCGGCCGCCACGCTTCCCGTCGAACAGGAAGTCGTGACGACCGGCGCGTGATTGCCGGGCCGGTGTGTACTGCCGGCTAATGCGTTCCGGCGGTCTCGGGGACCGGCACCTCCACCGCATCCGCCTCGGGCTCCGGGGCCCGTCGGACGAACAGCGAGCCGACGACCGCGATCACCGCGATCACCGCGCCCCACGTGAAAGCGCCGTGGACACCGTCCGCGAGCGCAGCGGCGGGATCGCCCGCGCTCTCGGCGCCCGCGACGCTCGTGCGGGTCAGCACCGTGATGAACAACGCCGTACCGGCAGCGCCGGCGACCTGCTGCATCGTGCTGACGATGGCACTGCCGTGGGAGTACAGCCGCCGCGGCAGTGCTCCGAGCGCCGAGGTCAGCAGCGGCGAGAACATCAACGCGAGGCCGATGTTGAGCAGCACGTGCCACGCGATGACCGTGCCGATCGTGGTGGTGGCATCGAAGGTCGTCATGCCCCACATCGCGACGCAGGCGATGATCGCGCCCGGTGCGACGAGCGGCCGCGGACCGAACCGGTCGAACAGGCGTCCGACGATGTAGCCGAGCAGACCCATGACCAGGCCACCGGGCAGCAGCATCAGGCCGGTGGTCAGCGTCGACTGACCCAGCACGCTCTGCAGGTAGATCGGCAGCAGGATGAGGGTGCCGAACAGCGACATCATGCTCACGGACACGAGTGCGACCGCGAGCGAGAACGCCGGGGTGCGGAACGCGCGCATGTCCAGCAGAGCGCTGTCGCCGAGGCGGATCTGACGCAGGACGAAGGCCGTCAGCGACGCGATGCCGACGACCAGCGGCAGCCACGGCGGCATGAGCGGATCGCCCTCGGCAGCCTCACCGAGACTGCTCAGGCCGAAGACGAGACCGCTGAACCCGAGGGCCGACAACACCACCGACGGCGCGTCGAGCGGAACCGCGACCGGTTCGGTGACGTTGCGGATCCAGCTCAGGCCGAGTGCCGTCGCGACGACGGCGATCGGCAGCACCAGCCAGAACATCCACCGCCAGCTCAGCTGGTCGAGCACGACGCCACCGATGGTCGGGCCGACCGCGGGCGCGACCGCGATGACGATCGAGATCACGCCCATCGTGCGTCCGCGACGATCGGCGGGAACCAGGTTGAGCACCGTCGTGAACAGCAACGGCAACATCACCGCGGTGCCCACGGCCTGGACGACACGACCCAGCACGAGGACCGAGAAGATCGGTGCGCTCGCGGCGATCAGGGTGCCGAGCAGGAAGCTGCCCATCGCGATCGCGAAGACCGTGCGCAGCGACAGCCGGGTGAGCAGGTAACCCGTGATCGGGATGACGACGGCCATGGTCAGCATGAACGCCGTGGTGAGCCATTGGGCGGTGGCTGCGCCGACGTCGAACTCGACCATCAGCTTCGGCAGCGCGACGCTCATGATCGTCTCGTTGAGGATGACGACGAATGCGGCCCCGACGAGAACGGCGATCAGCAGACCGGCGCGCGGTGCGGCAGCGGCCTGCGGCTCGGTCGTACCCGCCGGGGCTGGGGAACTCGGTGGAGTAGCTGGGGAACTCGGTGGAGTAGAAGACACGAGGAACTCAACGGGATACCGGTCGGAATTGTTCCGCCGATATCCCGCCCGCCGGAGATCAGTCCGGGACGTGCTCGCCGTGACCCTGCTCGCGCAGCGCGTCCTTGATCTTCTGCTGCGCGCGGTCGAGCGATTCGGGGGAGGGATCCTTCTCGGCCGTCGCGAAATCGAAGTCGCCGAGGGAGTAGGCCGGGAAGACGTGCAGGTGCAGGTGGGGGACCTCCAGGCCGGCGATCATCAGGCCGGCGCGCGGGGCGTCGAAGGCGGCAGTGACGGCGCGGCCGAGGATGCGGGCGACGTCGTTCACCTTCGCCCACAGGTCGTCGTCCACGCTCTGCCAGTGGTCGACCTCCTGCCGCGGCACGACCAGCACGTGCCCCTCGGTGAAGGGGTTGATGGTCAGGAACGAGACGACGTCGTCGTCCTGCCAGACGAAACGGCCCGGCAGCTCACCGGCGATGATCTTGCTGAACACGGAAGTCATACCGGGAGGATAAGGGACACCGTGTTCACCGGAGCTGTTCCCCGACATCGGCCGCCGCGACGGTGAGGACCAACAGCGGCACGACCTTCTCCGGCGCGATCCGGTAGCGGTTGCGGCTCTCCTGTTCGACCACGCGCGCAGCCGACAGGGCACGGAGATGGTGGTAGAGCCGGCCGGTCGACGTGAGGTCGGTGGCCTCCTGCAGTTCGGTGGCGGTGGCGGGACCGCGCAGCAGGGTCCGCACGATCGCCAGTCGCGCCGGGTTGCCCAGGGCGTCGAGGACGGCGGCGA harbors:
- a CDS encoding general stress protein; protein product: MTDIYTPTPGHYTDSETVLESYRTYDAVERAIDHLSDEGFPVEYLRVVGQGVTTVEHIEGRMTNGKAALRGAAAGVWTGLLFGLLLALLLPATGMATVILAAVVFGAVWGGSLGFFTHWSTGGRRDFVSRKSIEASRYDLMVDSEFVDQAREKLALR
- a CDS encoding TetR/AcrR family transcriptional regulator, whose product is MVGEVETESVALTSRRPVKERAGTDARIVKAALEILRLHGPNRVTVEAVAALSGVAKTTIYRRYANREEILDAALHSQVASPCVPDGLCVYDRVKWTLELIRRGLSNEVGMGSVGALLTDQEPEFTEPIREIINARSEVVADVLRTAIESGAVRKDIDVDTAVSMLVGAYLGAYLRHGEVGESWADEVVHIVCPELEPDTKGQ
- a CDS encoding ribokinase, coding for MTESSRCVVAVVGSLNLDLTVVVARAPEEGETVLGRHLRTYPGGKGANQAIGAARLAPTAIVGAVGSDHAADVLRGVQQRAGVDTSHLRTTPGPTGRAVIIVSDDGQNRIVVVPEANSLLKAEDVTTALDALDPAVVLTQLELLPAVTWAAAQWARDHDRRFVLNPSPVIDLDEHVLAGADPLVLNEQEALHYAGLPAGTPFDEIVTRLLEQVHTVVITRGGEDVVVGTEDAIEHLRVPQVDVVDTTGAGDHFAGTLAALLGTGDDLFAAARRASADAARLVASRRSDR
- a CDS encoding ABC transporter, with amino-acid sequence MNLGSVLVMPVRVGLTAAEAALSVAETVVGTVRVAVSPTTYSALGAVGLPDTRSSVGLLQQISKLTSEDRGLGHALRPGGPLDRLLAPGGPVDRLTEPGGLLDRLLEPGGPVDRLTAPGGPLDRILADDGALDRLVSEGGLLDRLTAHDGPLERLLAQDGAVERLTAPGGIVDVAIRPGGVVERALAQGGVLDVLLSEQGALERLLAEGGPLDQIVSLSETLAHLTPGISQMNASIDMLQETVELLRGAVGPLGDLAGRLPGRWLRSGKGELLPPP
- a CDS encoding DMT family transporter — encoded protein: MAWIVLVLSGVLEAVWATALGRSAGFSRLTPTLVFVVALVLSMAGLAYALRTLPVGTSYAIWVGIGAALTVGYAMVTGTEAASLLKLALIAGIVLCVVGLKLVH
- a CDS encoding alpha/beta hydrolase, which produces MGITDVVGKAARNAWSLFVADGIAPPHRTPSVVVGDGRHRTLRRFGPENAGPPVLLVTPLAASPTCFDLMPGRSLVEHLLELGRSVFLVEYGEMTSDDRDLGLEFGIDDVIPEAIARTSELCGNREVDVVAWSIGGTLAMLTAAAHPDLPMRSLTAFGSPLDYSAIPLMALPRLVGRFVAEPALGLLDAVFGGVPAPIVRTAYRLTAIEREIQRPWFVATHLADAETLARMERVDRFQDEIHGYAGRVFHQLATSVTIDNELATGRLHLGDRVVDLADVTVPVLAFGGEDDVLAPVPAVEPVTRLLVGTQVRFVRVPGTHLGMLTGSAARDTSWAELDAFLREPCADSNAPAATLPVEQEVVTTGA
- a CDS encoding MDR family MFS transporter translates to MSSTPPSSPATPPSSPAPAGTTEPQAAAAPRAGLLIAVLVGAAFVVILNETIMSVALPKLMVEFDVGAATAQWLTTAFMLTMAVVIPITGYLLTRLSLRTVFAIAMGSFLLGTLIAASAPIFSVLVLGRVVQAVGTAVMLPLLFTTVLNLVPADRRGRTMGVISIVIAVAPAVGPTIGGVVLDQLSWRWMFWLVLPIAVVATALGLSWIRNVTEPVAVPLDAPSVVLSALGFSGLVFGLSSLGEAAEGDPLMPPWLPLVVGIASLTAFVLRQIRLGDSALLDMRAFRTPAFSLAVALVSVSMMSLFGTLILLPIYLQSVLGQSTLTTGLMLLPGGLVMGLLGYIVGRLFDRFGPRPLVAPGAIIACVAMWGMTTFDATTTIGTVIAWHVLLNIGLALMFSPLLTSALGALPRRLYSHGSAIVSTMQQVAGAAGTALFITVLTRTSVAGAESAGDPAAALADGVHGAFTWGAVIAVIAVVGSLFVRRAPEPEADAVEVPVPETAGTH
- a CDS encoding HIT family protein; this encodes MTSVFSKIIAGELPGRFVWQDDDVVSFLTINPFTEGHVLVVPRQEVDHWQSVDDDLWAKVNDVARILGRAVTAAFDAPRAGLMIAGLEVPHLHLHVFPAYSLGDFDFATAEKDPSPESLDRAQQKIKDALREQGHGEHVPD
- a CDS encoding ArsR/SmtB family transcription factor is translated as MSDGDVNDEYEARLADLERRVRILEGDATRPGTGDGPAADVAAGTGSVTYGGAVSLHGNVRWNIEYDAGASLALDPVPVAAVLDALGNPARLAIVRTLLRGPATATELQEATDLTSTGRLYHHLRALSAARVVEQESRNRYRIAPEKVVPLLVLTVAAADVGEQLR